A single window of Drosophila suzukii chromosome 3, CBGP_Dsuzu_IsoJpt1.0, whole genome shotgun sequence DNA harbors:
- the Lkr gene encoding RYamide receptor: MAMDLIEDESRLEFLPGAEEEAEFERLYAAPAEIVALLSIFYGGISIVAVIGNTLVIWVVATTRQMRTVTNMYIANLAFADVIIGLFCIPFQFQAALLQSWNLPWFMCSFCPFVQALSVNVSVFTLTAIAIDRHRAIINPLRARPTKFISKFIIGGIWMLALLFAVPFAIAFRVEKLTERFRENNETFNVTRPFCTNKNLSDDQLQSFRYSLVFVQYLVPFCVISFVYIQMAVRLWGTRAPGNAQDSRDITLLKNKKKVIKMLIIVVVIFGLCWLPLQLYNILYVTIPEINDYHFISIVWFCCDWLAMSNSCYNPFIYGIYNEKFKREFNKRFAACFCKFQTSLDAHERTFSMHTRASSIRSTYANSSMRIRSNLFGPARSGVNNGKTGLHMPRVHGSAGNSGTYNGNGGQNNNVQGHHHPHQSVVTFAAAPGVLGTGGASGVGSSASMPPWRRNNFKPLHPNVIECEDDMALMELPSTTPPSEDLASGAGVQLALLSRENSGCICEQEFGSQTECDGTCILSEVSRVHHPGSQAKEKEGGKSLWQPL, translated from the exons ATGGCAATGGATCTAATCGAGGACGAATCCCGCCTGGAATTCTTGCCCGGAGCCGAGGAAGAAGCGGAATTTG AGCGATTGTACGCGGCTCCCGCTGAGATTGTGGCCCTGCTGTCCATCTTCTATGGGGGAATCAGCATTGTGGCTGTCATTGGCAATACCTTGGTCATCTGGGTGGTGGCCACCACAAGGCAAATGCGAACTGTGACGAATATGTATATCGCTAATTTGGCCTTTGCCGATGTGATCATTGGCCTCTTTTGCATACCATTTCAG tTCCAGGCTGCCCTGCTGCAGAGTTGGAACCTGCCGTGGTTCATGTGCAGCTTCTGCCCCTTCGTCCAGGCCCTGAGTGTCAATGTCTCCGTGTTCACGCTGACCGCCATTGCAATCGACCGACATCGGGCCATCATCAATCCACTCAG GGCACGTCCCACAAAGTTCATATCGAAGTTCATAATCGGAGGAATTTGGATGCTGGCCCTGCTGTTTGCTGTGCCCTTTGCCATTGCCTTTCGGGTTGAGAAGTTGACCGAAAGGTTTCGTG AGAACAATGAGACCTTCAATGTGACGCGACCATTTTGTACGAACAAAAACCTATCCGATGATCAATTGCAGTCGTTTCGGTACTCCCTGGTCTTTGTGCAGTATCTGGTTCCATTCTGTGTCATCAGCTTTGTCTACATCCAAATGGCTGTCCGTTTGTGGGGGACTCGTGCCCCGGGCAATGCACAGGATTCCCGGGATATAACCCTGctgaaaaacaagaaaaag GTCATCAAAATGCTTATTATCGTGGTCGTTATCTTTGGACTCTGCTGGCTGCCACTGCAGCTCTATAATATTCTCTATGTTACGATCCCGGAAATCAACGACTATCACTTCATTAGCATCGTCTGGTTCTGTTGTGACTGGCTGGCCATGAGCAATAGTTGCTACAATCCCTTTATTTATGGCATCTACAAC GAAAAGTTCAAGCGGGAATTTAATAAGCGCTTCGCCGCCTGTTTCTGCAAGTTCCAGACGAGCCTGGACGCCCACGAGAGGACCTTCTCGATGCACACCCGTGCCAGCTCCATAAGGTCCACCTACGCCAACTCCTCGATGCGAATACGGAGTAATCTGTTTGGTCCGGCCCGGAGTGGGGTCAACAATGGGAAGACGGGTTTGCATATGCCACGGGTGCATGGCAGTGCTGGCAACAGCGGGACTTACAACGGAAATGGTGGGCAGAACAACAATGTCCAGGGTCACCATCATCCGCATCAAAGTGTGGTTACCTTTGCTGCGGCTCCAGGTGTTTTGGGCACGGGAGGTGCTAGTGGTGTTGGTAGTTCTGCCTCAATGCCTCCGTGGCGCAGGAACAATTTTAAACCCCTACATCCGAATGTGATCGAATGCGAGGACGACATGGCACTCATGGAGCTGCCATCGACAACGCCGCCCAGCGAGGATTTGGCCTCCGGGGCAGGTGTCCAGTTGGCCCTGCTAAGCAGGGAGAACTCCGGCTGTATTTGCGAACAGGAGTTTGGCAGCCAGACCGAGTGCGATGGCACCTGCATACTCAGCGAGGTGTCACGGGTCCACCACCCGGGTTCCCAGGCGAAGGAGAAGGAGGGGGGCAAGAGCCTGTGGCAGCCGCTTTAA
- the LOC108012702 gene encoding fatty acyl-CoA reductase wat, which yields MPEANPNKSSRKAFSSTSSSRRSSNGCASGHDVEEEDEEELVFQEATSSTRANSADADGSGTPFTTAAAVSETPVTDFYSNATVLITGGTGFVGKVLTEKLLRSFGLRKIYMLIRSKDNMSVQERLQGFFNESIFNRMREEMPQLLEKVHPIRADYSAIDLDIDSADRAMLSSEVQIVFNVVASVKFNEKLSDAIDINVLGTKKILDLAMEMKQLKSFVHISTLYCNCNRKFIKEQVYENEIGYEKIMQIYRTFDDETLEKMRHCLIGQMPNTYTMTKKCAENLVNHRAFHLPAGIFRPPIVMSTYKDPFPGWTDNLYGPSGLCTWSARGLVRCIYGTASCKANMVPADYVVNAMIATAWDIARRFKLRESKADGKSELPVYNYVSDVNNITWGQYMQLSRKGFHEPFDKALWCFSYVIIPSKPLHCAIAFFLHNIPAYILDLIAMVTGQKRIYVKAYRKISRIIDMMAWFGLKEWQFAHRNIDELNELLPAEERSVLQFNIATINWSEYFRSYLSGIRRYFFKDSANDNKLQQRKTIYRRMLLLHTLLKTTFGLSLIMCMLKVYLRIFKIMPKIAL from the exons ATGCCCGAGGCAAATCCTAATAAAA GTTCTCGCAAGGCCTTCTCCTCCACCAGCTCTTCGCGACGTAGCAGCAATGGGTGTGCCAGTGGCCATGATgtcgaggaggaggacgaggagGAGCTGGTCTTCCAGGAGGCAACCAGCAGTACAAGAGCAAACAGTGCCGATGCCGATGGGAGTGGTACACCTTTCACCACTGCCGCTGCTGTCAGCGAGACACCGGTAACGGATTTCTATAGCAATGCCACCGTTCTCATTACGGGCGGTACGGGTTTCGTGGGCAAAGTGCTAACAGAGAAATTGCTACGCTCGTTTGGATTGCGTAAAATTTACATGCTGATACGCAGCAAGGACAACATGAGTGTGCAGGAGCGCTTGCAGGGCTTTTTCAATGAATCG ATATTCAATAGGATGCGCGAGGAGATGCCACAATTGTTGGAGAAGGTGCATCCGATACGCGCTGATTACAGTGCCATCGACCTGGACATTGATTCCGCCGACCGAGCAATGCTCTCGTCTGAGGTCCAG ATTGTCTTCAATGTTGTGGCTTCGGTGAAATTCAATGAGAAACTAAGCGACGCCATTGACATTAATGTTCTGGGCACGAAAAAGATACTCGATTTGGCCATGGAAATGAAGCAGTTGAAG TCCTTCGTGCACATTTCAACACTATACTGCAACTGCAATCGCAAATTCATCAAGGAACAAGTGTACGAGAACGAAATTGGCTACGAAAAAATCATGCAG ATCTATCGCACATTCGACGACGAGACGCTGGAGAAGATGCGGCATTGTCTGATTGGCCAGATGCCCAACACCTACACGATGACCAAGAAATGTGCCGAGAATCTGGTGAATCATCGTGCATTCCACCTGCCGGCGGGCATCTTTCGACCGCCCATAG TAATGTCAACGTACAAGGATCCATTTCCCGGCTGGACTGATAATTTGTACGGGCCATCAGGTTTATGCACTTGGTCCGCCCGGGGACTCGTCCGTTGCATTTACGGCACGGCCAGCTGCAAGGCGAATATGGTGCCCGCCGATTATGTGGTGAATGCCATGATAGCAACCGCCTGGGATATAGCTCGAAG ATTTAAGCTCCGTGAATCCAAAGCTGATGGCAAATCGGAGCTACCCGTGTACAACTACGTGTCCGACGTGAACAATATAACCTGGGGCCAATATATGCAACTGTCGCGCAAAGGATTCCATGAACCTTTCGACAAGGCGCTTTG GTGCTTCTCGTACGTTATAATACCATCGAAGCCTCTGCATTGTGCAATTGCATTTTTCTTGCACAATATCCCAGCTTATATTTTAGATTTAATTGCCATGGTCACCGGACAAAAGCGCAT CTATGTCAAGGCGTACAGGAAGATCTCTCGCATAATCGACATGATGGCTTGGTTCGGATTGAAGGAGTGGCAGTTCGCCCATCGCAACATTGACGAATTGAACGAACTGCTGCCGGCGGAGGAGCGTTCGGTGCTGCAGTTCAACATTGCGACGATTAATTGGAGCGAATATTTCCGCTCGTACCTCAGCGGCATCAGGCGCTACTTCTTCAAGGATAGCGCTAACGATAATAAATTACAGCAGCGCAAAACTATTTATCGCAG GATGCTCCTTTTGCACACGCTGTTGAAGACGACATTTGGTCTTTCATTAATTATGTGCATGCTCAAAGTTTATCTCAGGATTTTCAAAATTATGCCAAAGATTGCGCTCTGA